The Lepidochelys kempii isolate rLepKem1 chromosome 5, rLepKem1.hap2, whole genome shotgun sequence genome window below encodes:
- the AMACR gene encoding alpha-methylacyl-CoA racemase isoform X4 has product MALRGVRVLELAGLAPSPLCGMILADFGAQVVRVDRCPRSAMNADVQGRGKRSLALDLKQGPGAAALRRLCRGADVLVEPFRHGVMEKLGLGPKVLLKENPKLIYARLTGFGQSGKYAKSAGHDINYLALSGVLSKLGRKDENPYAPVNLLADFAGGGVMCAMGIIMALYERTKSGKGQVVDASMVEGAAYLSSFLWKSQNLGLWNRLRGENLLDSGAPFYETYKTLDGKFMAVGAIEPQFYEQLVKGVTVQMIEPQKLKIEKDWG; this is encoded by the exons ATGGCCCTGCGCGGGGTGCGGGTGCTGGAGCTGGCGGGCCTGGCGCCCTCCCCGCTCTGCGGCATGATCCTGGCCGACTTCGGGGCGCAGGTGGTGCGGGTGGATCGCTGCCCCCGCTCGGCCATGAACGCCGACGTGCAGGGCCGGGGCAAGCGCTCCCTGGCGCTCGACCTGAAGCAGGGCCCCGGCGCGGCGGCGCTGAGGAGGCTCTGCCGGGGGGCGGACGTGCTCGTGGAGCCCTTCCGCCACG GTGTCATGGAAAAACTTGGTCTTGGTCCAAAGGTCCTTCTGAAGGAAAATCCAAAACTTATCTATGCTAGACTTACTGGATTTGGCCAGTCAGGAAAATATGCCAAGTCTGCAGGTCATGACATCAATTATTTGGCTTTGTCAG GTGTGCTGTCGAAACTTGGTAGAAAAGATGAAAATCCTTATGCACCAGTAAATCTTCTGGCTGATTTTGCTGGTGGAGGTGTCATGTGTGCAATGGGTATAATTATGGCCCTCTATGAACGTACAAAATCTGGCAAAGGGCAAGTCGTTGATGCAAGTATG GTAGAAGGAGCAGCATATCTAAGTTCTTTCCTGTGGAAATCACAAAATTTAGGCCTTTGGAATAGACTTCGAGGGGAGAACTTGCTGGACAGCGGAGCCCCTTTTTATGAGACCTACAAGACCCTAGATGGGAAGTTCATGGCAGTTGGTGCCATTGAGCCACAATTCTATGAGCAGCTAGTAAAAG